A window of Magnolia sinica isolate HGM2019 chromosome 13, MsV1, whole genome shotgun sequence genomic DNA:
acaaataaccttagggacccatttcattacaatttgggtttaggagtatagttggtctttttatgtttatagttgttataagtcctacccactgagttagattttaagagctccttaagtaagtcaactattttctcagctaaaggataacgattctaatttttatagttgatatggttgcatcTAGGTTTTgaagtctgaaaagttttagtatttttagaattattttgattcagattttttccttttgagttagaagactcccctttaacaaatgtAGAAGGAGTATTCtaatgtttgggaggaatacttttatcgtagcccattCCAGATCGATtgtcacattttctagatccagataaagtttttcttatttaagatcatcttgggcatacctccatgtgtccttcaaactcataagtgaagagacttctagttttagtttttcattttcagattttaagttttcaactagtgacgttttgaaatctaagtcgcacttagttttttttaaagcaatctgaaaagtgtgatttttctaagactagattatcaaaattctcttttagttttgaaaacttttctttttgaagttttaactttacagctattttgcaactttccttctATAAgacatcataagcatcttgaagatcttcttcattttcatgatcactattcagattttcttcagtagttgaatcatcattatctaagaaagtgaacttaactagagtcattagggttttaacatcattagccgactcggtttcagaatcttctgattcaaaagagacttcagagcaggaagattcatcccatgtagccaacatacctttctttttagacttatccttcttaagacatttgtttgctagatgcccatattcatggcagttgtagcattggctgtcttttagagatttctaagttttaaatataggttttttcttttcaatgagtttttgcaaatcaaccctctttttacttttgaaaatcttgtaaaactttttggctaaaagagtcatatcatcttcaaaagtttctaaatcagaattactattttcatgagaaatacttttagaagacttaagggtgatggacttacctttaggagctttaaagtttaactcgtaggtttgtaaagaaccaaccaattcttctaccctaatattatctgtatcacgaagttcttggattatGATCACCTTTGAATTTAATCGTTCAGGCAATGagcacagtatctttgcacagactttactttctgggatcctatcaccaagaccccacatagagttgacaatgtcattcaatcttgtatagaagtccataaatgttacactttcttccatacgtattttctcaaatttggttgtgaggatttgaactttagatttcttgacaattgttgtacccttgtgtgtcatttccaagatatcacaggcttgctttgcagtatcaaaggatataattctcttgaattcatccagtgatagtgcggaAGTAATtatatttaaagcctttgcattggcactactctcaattTTCTGAAGAGCAGTACAAGAAAAGTAAGGTGAGACTTTTACAGTTTTAAATCCATCagtactagtcacttcagtggtaggaggggtccaattggtcagtgtggcttgccacacgctctcatccttggatttttaaaaaatcctcattctggatttctaataggcatagttgaagccatcaaaaggtggaggctcagtgactaaaaggctatcaaaatttgacatcttaaaaagcttaaatcgattagctcagaaaattaatccaaaaattaaaacgagctattaggctctgatactacttaaaaaggccgagctaagagtcctagagggggggtgaataggactatgccaaattaaaattttaagagcgaaataataaaaaaataatcaaatatagcacttatcaattcaaatagcagaaatgaatagcaacctcaaatgtacaagtattgagaggttgatatagatgttgttctaaggacaaccttacactaaaaaccaatggattATGGTATGACAACCTGATTACTAAAAcgatctgtgtatcaaaaactcaaacaaatACAgtggaataaaaaataaaacagaaataaatttctactgctattacaacattcaccacatgtgcaaaaaataaattacaatcattctccacaaaggctgaaaaataaattacaacattcaactACTTAAGCACatgcaaccattcaccacaactccagcaattatagtggttcgcttgtgtgtacaccaactgttaaagaagagccacacaactactccactcccaatatcctcacatagtggatattggctttcactatgaaataggtttaccaaggttcacctaaaaccttcacaattgtgtctttcaagtgggcttacacaattcaaaaaccccacactctgagattttctaactGTCTCAGTCAGaactaaaaatgaaagattttctggcaatcttacaaaccaaataacaaaaatagaaatgtacttatctgaagattcttcttttgatgaagcccggtagaactgattcgatgtagatgttcaatgtaaatgttcaatatacaatctcacatatgaaagggttcttagatctaaatgatttttagattaaattgtccagagctagcttgatttgattttgatctgaaaaagggtaaaatcaatattccctttacaaaaaaattagaatagaatagagatcacaaaatcaaatacaaaaaagctattaaaagaatcttaaatactaactaattagcttctcaaatgtggggacaagttctCTCAGAGTTGTGGCTTGAATATCttgaaattgaatgaaaaactctgaaaattgtcctcaatttataggcaaaaatattgttAAGAtcactactcgactggtcaagtgacttactcgactggtcgagtggcctactcgactggttgagccctgcactcgactggtcgagtgggacccagtttggttgctgaactttgagttgagcctgctcgactggtcgagcactgttcactcgactggtcgagcagtctccagaactggtcaagggtccaacagaaaatcctaaaaattcacaacaaacctaagactggtcgagaaaattcttagattggtcgagccaatacttagactagtcgaacataggctaagactagtcgagataaaacctataaaattatataatgacgcaaattaagtatgcaatcaatatgacctaacctatggtcaatctagggtcattcataccttatcggtgaagattgaacattgaaacattgtTCGCTTAAGTTGATAGATTATCacgaagtactttgaagcttgtcatcttgaagtacCTTGAAGCTTGTCATgttgaagtactttgaagttgAGCATGTATTCTTAAGTAATGCACACtgtcttgacatagttgaagcttgaaaacttgaagTAGTACTTGATGTTctacttgaatctcttattcttgtgcttgaacttcttgaacttgaacttgagatgcttgatcttgaatttgaacttcttgaatgtaggcaaggatgatataaagttgagctatacaagatacagattccaagaggttttggcaacATAAAATATGACAAAtctaagatagcatttacagagGGGTCTTCTACTCATCATGATGGGACGTGATCGGCAATGATATTCTTGATGCGGCCAATGATTTTCTCCAAGGAGGTCCGATTCATAAGGCATTTCAATGCACCCTTCTTTCCCTAATCCCAAAGCGTAAGAACCCGGAATACATTAAAGATTTAAGACCGATCAGTTTATGCAACTGCATCATGAAGATATTCTCTAAGGCTTTAGCCTCCAGACTAGCTTATATCATGCCCATGCTTATTTCCAAAGAACAAGGTGCATTTGTCAAGGGAAGATCGATAGCCGAGAATATTGCCGTGGCTAGAGAGATGGCTCATGAGATTGATCGCAAGATTTTTAGTGGCAACTTGATAATTAAACTGGACATGGAAAAAAGCGTATGATAGGATGGaatgggatttcatcaccctaatGCTTCAGATTTTCGGTTTCAGAAGCTCTTATCATTGCTCAGTTGCAGCATTGCTGGAAAGACATATTTTTCTCTATTCTCATCAATGGTAGGAGCTTCGGTTTTTTCAAGAGTACTAGAGGACTTCGCCAGGAAGATCCTCTCTCCCCTTCTATCTTCATCCTTGTAGCTGAAGCATTTAGTAGGGGTGTCAGAAACCTATTCGACACAGGGACCTGTCAACCATTCCATCTTCCTAAACCTTACCTTACCATTACTCACTTGTTTTTTCGCTAACGATGCTATCTTATTTATCAATGGCAGACTTTCTAACGTGAAAATCCTTCTCAGATTtatcaaaatctatgaaaattctTCAGGCCAAAAGGTTAACACTGCTAAAACCATcttcattgctcccaagaagacCTCCAGAAGCAAAGCTCGGCGTCTCTCTGCTATTTCAGGCTTCTCCCAAGGGTTCTTCCTAACAACCTACCTGGGTGTCCCCATCTCCAAAGGCAAAATATCCAGACCGATGTTGCAGCAATTAGTCCAAAAAATCACCATCATGATCGAAGGATGGAAAGCTAAGCTCCTCAACCCTGCTGCTAGACTGGTGTTAATCAAACACGTCCTTTCGAGCATCCCCATTCATCTCCTGTCAGCAATCAACATTCCAAAATCAATCATTAGATCGATTGACAGCTCCATCGTAAATTTTTTCTGGGGAAGTTTAGCTCACGGCAACAAGCACCACTGGATAAGTTGGGAGAAAATTTGTGCACCTCAGCAAGAAGGGGGGCTAGGAATCATGAGGATTGAGGAAGTTATGCGAGCGCTTCGCATTAAAATGGCTTGGAATCTTCTGAAAGGTTCATCACTTTGGGCTGGTTTATTCTCGGCAAAGTATCTTTGGAAGTTCCTCTCCAATCATGGCAGATTAGGCGTTGTCATCTTTCCTAGCTGGAAGGAAATAGCCAGAGTATTACCGTTCACCCTCAAACACTCTAAATGGCTTTTAGGCATGGGCAACGTCAGTTTTTGGTTTCATAATTGGTCAAGCAACGGGATATTGGCTGGTGCTGTCGTAACTATAATTCCTCGCCACCTGCTGTATGCCACGGTCAGTGATTTCAACCCCATTTCAGGCTGCATGCAGCTTGCAGATGTCCAAGACATAATCACCCCTTCAGCTATGTAGTCACTGCTTGCCTCTAAGGTAGCTTTCTCTAACCACTTAGATAAGCTGATCTGGGATCTTTCCTCTTCCAGCAATTTCACCATCAAATCCACGTGGAATGCCATCAGACGACGTCAGCTAAGGATCCCTTAGACTGCTTGGATCTGGAACAAATTCCTCCCTCCTAAGTTGGCTATTTTCTCATGGAAGTCGTTTTATAGGGCGGTCCCTATTGATACTGCGATCCAGAGGTTTGGAGTGTCACTTGCATCGAAGTGTGAATGCTACAGGAATCGGCAATCAGCAGACCCAATGCAATTCGCTTCGAATCTAGCAGACCGGTGCCGCTCGCAGCCTCAGTTTGCTGCTACTCTCCACTCGATCAGTGTCTTGCCGAGACCGTTGTTTCCCCCTAATCACCTTTCAGGCACTGCTGTCCCCATTGGACAGGGAGCAGAAGAAAGCATCGCCCATCTGTTCTATCAGGGCCAAACAGCCAGCCGGGTCTGGGATTTTTTTAGCAATTTGTTTGATATTCCATTAATCCATGGCTAGTCTATTCCCCATTAGCTAGAGATTTGGATAGAGTCTGCAAGCCACCGTTCTTACTCCATTATCCTAACTGGCCTCCTTCCTAGCATCCTCAATTGGGAACTCTGGACAAGTAGGAACGCCGCCAGATTTGAGGGCCTTAAGATGACCGTCCCCAGGATTATATCCAGAGTTTCATGCTGGCTGAGGGAGATTGCATCCTCCATTCCTAGCTCAGCTAATCAGTCTCTTGCAGAAATTGCCTTTCTCAACACTCTCCACATCACCAATGGGTTGGTTGAAGCTTAACATTGATGGCTCATCTAGAGGTAACCCAGGGGAGAGTGGAGGTGGAGGAGTTTGCAGGGATCACTCAAGCAACCTCATTTTTGCATTTCATAGATACTACAGCACTGCCTCCAACACAATCACTGAAACCCAAGCCATGCTTGATGGATTGAACATTTGCTCATATCTGGGCCTGACCAACATTATCGTGGAGTCTGACTCAAAGCTTATTGTGGAAGCAATGGATGACCTTCTTTCATCCATtccttggaaattttgaaatacCATTGGTGAAATTCGTGCCAGAAAATTGAGCCTCAATCTGTCTTTCTCCCACATCTTTCGGGAGGGGAATGCAATGGCGGATGTTCTAGCCAGGCTAGCTAATGATGGGTGCCCGGATAATATCTTTTCATCACGAGCCTCTCTCCCGCGTCGGGTGAGAGGGAGCTCATGCTCGACATGACAGGCTTGGGCATGGTTAGGCCCTCCTGATCGATCACCCTCCCCCGCCTTGGCGTAGAGGGCTTTCCTTTTGTTCTTTTGTGCAGAGTCCCCTTTAGGGTTTTTGGGAGTGTTCAGTGTTTTGCTGGTGGTTACACGATAGGTGGAGTCCCTGGCCTTTTTGTAGGGTCCCACCCGAATTGGTTGTAAATCTTGAGAATCAATGAAATTTTGTgcatttttaaaaactaaaaaataaaaaataaaaagagatagCCCTGGATGTACCCACCCTTAAGGTGGGTCGAGCGTGAAGATAgagaaaagtgtgtgtgtgtgcgcgcgtgatCACTTGTGGTCTCATTAATCGATGGCGATCATCGACCTTGGCAGTTACCAAAGGATCTGATATATGGTGATCTCAGCTTCCTGAACTATGATAGATTGGGAAAAGACCTCCTAGGTTGGAGGATTGACATTGGCATCAGAGTATTCTACATAATTGGATTTATGATCTTAACCTTCTTTTTGAATAGCAACTTGATATGATTGACTGTGGAAGGTCTTAAGAGAAGAGTTTTAGTTCTGTAATGTGAAGAAAAGTTTTATTTCACATTGTTCTCCGCATATGACCTCTCAACACTTCCATTAGGGCCCGTTTATTTTATCATTTACCATagtaaatgcatgcaaatgggtaatgtttatttaccaagGAAAATTCAAGTTGGAGTTTTGATATTGACAATTTCATAAAAATCGAGGTGGGGAAGAATGAAATACTTAAATTCAAtggatcccaccgtgatgtatgtgtctagtccagatcatccatccattttattagctcattttagggcatgagcataaATAttaatgaggcaaatccaaaccgCATGCGGACCACACTGCACATTATAAGGGAATTTAacacctacggttgaaaacttatCGAGggtcataaaagctttggatcaagctgatatttttgtttatgattcaTCCATATAcctctgaccttatgaacaggttggatgacagatatgggccctacacaaatttccaattttaatggtggatgttattGTCtccctatttcttgtggtgtggtccccttgagcatacaatctacctcattttttggtttatgccctaaaatgtgctggtaaaatggatgggcggtataGATCAAACATATACGTCACTGTGCGACCCACAAATTTTACATAGCTAATCCATGCAATGCAATCTCGTTTCTCAAGGCACATTTACCTTGTGAATTCTATCTCTCCAAGCAGAGATTAAAAAATATTCATTACCCATTTACCAGCATTTATCATGGTAAAAGGTTAAACAAACAGGTCTTTAGTGGATCAGGATAAAGTCACTAGTCGAGTAACCCATTGCCTGGACTATGCTAGACTTAAGAGTGTATTAAAACTTGATTAATCTTTAGACTTGAAGACATGTAGAGGTCAGGGTCTTGTTTACATGTGCTTTAACTCTCTTTACGAGGCTATCACGTGGCCAATGAAAGTGATAGAGGTTGGTGCATCTATTAGGATCCATTGAACCTTGCATGGTCAATAAGGGATCCATTGGTTTTATAAGAATTTGTTTATGCGTAGATCAGGGAGATAAGTGGTTTTCTATTGGGTCAGCGCTTAAAAAGTTTTTCAAAAGTTTTTAActattgaaattttatttttacttttaaaagTGTTTTGATCACTCTTGATGGTGATATGATGGTCCACCATTAGCATAGTCATAGGGTCTTTGGTGTGGGCCTGTTAATGGAAAGAATGGATTAAATATACATGCATGGATAAGGCATCAACGAAGGATTCCAATGATGTGGGGTATATAAAAAAACCATAGGATAGCGGGGAATCATAATTGATGCACCCTTAATCCTATTCCCTCTTTATAAATAGTTCGTATCCCTCAGAGGAGAGAGCTTGGATGCCACCCCCTCGAGGTGatctagagagagagaagaaagagtgaAGTAGGGAGAGAATTCCATCTCTCACCccatctcttttttcttttttttaaagttctATTCATTGATCAGAAAACATTTCTTTACAGGAGAACATTTGGGCAGGCCCGAGAACAAAAAAATAGACATGGGCCCACCTATCGTAAAAAGAAAACGAGGAAAAAATTCTCTCTCAGGTTACCCAATGCCACTTGATCCAAGAACAGAAGGCCTTTGGAGATGCAGGGGAGATCTGCATGAGAgttgaaaacaagaaaaaaattaTCTCTCTCTCACCCATCTCTAGATCACACGTGTGGGGACCAATAGGGGTGGATGCACATCATCTCAAGCCTACATTGTGCTAACATGAAAACTTCCCCTCTTTTATTCGGGATAGATCAAGAGAGACTTCCCACATTGGTACATCGGCATTAACATAGTTTAAGTTTTTGCAAAATGTTTTGCTCAGGTAAAATCTAAACCACTCATTGTAGATTTTGGTTTTTTACAAATTCAAGATTATCAAAGATAGGATTCTTAGGGCTAACTAATTAATAATCGAGAGCTTCTAAAAAgttttgtatttttaaaatttccaacAACTCAACTGCACGGTGTTCTACGTGCTGCATAAAACAGCGTACTATTCTAGTCCCTCTTATTATAATGGACAACATACATTGATTGCTACGGAATtagcttaagtggtagactgagtgaagatgaCTTCATTTCaatattgaggtcttggtattcaTTCCTAAGTGGagtgtggctaacagtggggtgtgtaTACTAATGTGCTAAccaataatttaaataaaataaaataaataaaaataaaaacaatattgTTTACAGGAGATGTCAATATGTTTCGGGCAATATGTACCAGTTTCGCCCCATATGGGCACATCATCAGATGATAAACTAAAAAGTtcatttgttgggccccaccCGAAGAGTTGTAAATTTTTGTGTTTAATGCATACCAGGCATATGgccttagaaaaaaataaaaagctctAAACAGTTCATTCATGATGAGGACCTcgcatcaatggcttggataaacaaaCTATGGTCATCAACATCAATATAAataatatgcattcatttatataaatattCTTGACTAATATTTAAATTAAAGATCACATTGGCAAGGTACACATCACATTATAAGACTACCAAATACCAAACATTAAAAGGACTCAAagcagaggagagagagagagagagagagagagagagagagagagagagagagagagaggtttcatGGCTCAGGAGATGAGAGAGATGCCCTGAATCAAAAGGTCATCAGAAAGGATCTTGTTAACAGCCTCAGAAGGATGAACGCTGTCCCAAAACACGTACTCAGTGGCATTTGCACATGTCCCTGGCGACTCTTTATTGCACAAAATCGAAGTCTCTACTACACCCGTCCCGCAGCATGCTTTCCTTGCCTCGAACAACCCTGTCAGTCAAGGAAAAGGTCAAGGTCAAAACCAATACCAAAAGGAAAGCCCATGACAAGCCAAGCACTTTGAGTCCCTTCTTCATCAGCTGGACCCCACTCTCTAGAGTGCAAGAGTCTCACTCCATGATCACGAGAactccaacctctctctctctctctctctctctctctctctctctctctctctctctctctctctctctctctctctctctctcttcagcggtGGAATTGAAGTGCCTGTAAGTGTGCCGGATGTGGTATCCGTTGCATCAGGAGGGGCCCACTGTCTGGAAGAgctgacccaaaaatgaggccgcgGTCTAGTCATCATGGCTGTTTTGTTTTCGTTTTAAACCGTTGCTTTCAGCCATGGCCTGCTGATTCATCCAATCAGTAATATTTCAATGCCATGGATGATCATTTCCTGATCAACTGGATGAGCTCTTTGGATCAagaaaggtaggccccacatacatcCAAGGCCTGAGAACTACTAGCCCCACAGACTATCAATATTTTAAACtgccttcttctttccttttgccTCAGAAAAATGTTACACGTACTTACAATCTATTAAAGACTAGCAATGTTTTCCATTACAGATCAGCTGGAAATTCTTACCACTGTCAGAAGGTTTCTTGATGATGTCTAAGAGAGGATTATAGACATCAAAAACAACAATGGTGAGATTAGATAGCCTCTTCTGCAACCCGATAGCCGACGCATTTAGTTTCTTGTTGAAGGACACTGCATCTCTGTTCAATTTTTTCACACACACATTGCTATCCAACCCAAACAATGTAATGGTAGCCGGCAAGCATCCAAGCGGCGGCAATGAAGTCACACCGATCTTCCTTGCTCCGAGCCGATACAATTTCTGCCACAGATGTATTCTTTCTTCTCAACAACATTGCTAAAGAAGATCATACCACAGTAGAATGAGAGTGACCCACAAGGGATGAACCAGTGCAAAGTCCTTTGCAAGCAGATAGTGGGCCTCCTAAGCCAAGATGGCCGCCCATAGGCTTTGGGGCTgatcaaaatcaaaatctcaatAGGCCCACTTGAAAGGAACAGGCCCAACTAGTTCAATAACCGGGCCCAAACCAATCAGGCCTAACTTCGACAATCCTAATGATGCTAGCTATCTGATCAAGGGCCTGTGAAATGGAAGGTGCGATTCTCATGTTGGAGGCTCCagattggatggctgggatcatcTGATTTGATTGGTGATAGGTGGgccttgtaaggcccactatCTATGTTTCTGAAAGTTAATCCACCTTCCAAATCTATATCTTGTTTAgccttacaaaaataaaataaaataataataataataataatccaccTTCCAAATCTATATTTTGTCCATCCTACTTGCATGCGAAATTGTCCCAATCATATGATCCTATATATTCCTTTGATCaagagctagaaaaatggattgtCGGGAGAGATTTGAATTCTCCTcactggatggctaggattatatTATTTGGGACGACAAGTGGGTTGGTCCTGGGCAATCCAGTTCCAATGTTGAGCACTTTCCATGGCAAAGGAGGGCAGTAGATTGTGTCCTTCTATctaaatccatccatcatgcatgcatgtgtggagCTACCTGAACGAATGAGGAGAATGAATGGATGAGGATGTCGGAGAACTGATCAACGGTGTAGAATTTGTAGAGGAGAGGGTTGATGTAATAGTTTTGAATGAAATCACTGCTCCCAGCACTCACTAGATAGACCGCACCTGAGAAGATGGAGGATGCGTTGGATGTGCCTACAATCTTCACTACCTTTAACTGGTACTGCTTGTAGTACTCCAGTTGCTGGGTCAACGAAATGGTATGCTGCGTGTACACCAACAACAAAAGTCAATACTGAGAGACTACCAATTTTGTGCACA
This region includes:
- the LOC131224226 gene encoding uncharacterized protein LOC131224226, with protein sequence MGFHHPNASDFRFQKLLSLLSCSIAGKTYFSLFSSMVGASVFSRVLEDFARKILSPLLSSSLLSNVKILLRFIKIYENSSGQKVNTAKTIFIAPKKTSRSKARRLSAISGFSQGFFLTTYLGVPISKGKISRPMLQQLVQKITIMIEGWKAKLLNPAARLVLIKHVLSSIPIHLLSAINIPKSIIRSIDSSIVNFFWGSLAHGNKHHWISWEKICAPQQEGGLGIMRIEEVMRALRIKMAWNLLKGSSLWAGLFSAKYLWKFLSNHGRLGVVIFPSWKEIARVLPFTLKHSKWLLGMGNVSFWFHNWSSNGILAGAVVTIIPRHLLYATVSDFNPISGCMQLADVQDIITPSAMAVPIDTAIQRFGVSLASKCECYRNRQSADPMQFASNLADRCRSQPQFAATLHSISVLPRPLFPPNHLSGTAVPIGQGAEESIAHLFYQGQTASRKLPFSTLSTSPMGWLKLNIDGSSRGNPGESGGGGVCRDHSSNLIFAFHRYYSTASNTITETQAMLDGLNICSYLGLTNIIVESDSKLIVEAMDDLLSSIPWKF
- the LOC131223558 gene encoding GDSL esterase/lipase At5g22810-like, producing MGHAKALLGVFILLVLVIVSHGQPLVPALIIFGDSTNDVGNNNKLSTIVKADFPPYGRDFSNHSATGRFCNGKLATDFTAENLGFTSYPPAYLGPKAKGKNLLIGANFASAASGYYDKTAALWHTISLTQQLEYYKQYQLKVVKIVGTSNASSIFSGAVYLVSAGSSDFIQNYYINPLLYKFYTVDQFSDILIHSFSSFVQKLYRLGARKIGVTSLPPLGCLPATITLFGLDSNVCVKKLNRDAVSFNKKLNASAIGLQKRLSNLTIVVFDVYNPLLDIIKKPSDSGLFEARKACCGTGVVETSILCNKESPGTCANATEYVFWDSVHPSEAVNKILSDDLLIQGISLIS